The DNA sequence ATAAGGACAATAACATCACACGGATTCCGTTCAATGATATCATTTCCATAAGCAGGCTGGGGCATGACTGCTGCATCACAACAGCTTCCGGCTTATACACAGAACGAACCTCGCTGAAAAACATGGAACAGCATCTGCCCGAACCATTTATACGGTGTCACAAATCCTGCATTGTCAATATAAATCATGTCACCTCCTTATCCGGCTCCACGATCTATCTTGCAAATAAACAGACCCAGACGGTCGGAAGAAATTATCTGGATGACATACGAAAAGCATTGCTGCAAATCGCACAATAAAACAGCACCCTATAAGCATGATACCTTTCAAGCAGTCAATGAAAATAACCAATGTCTGCTCAAAAACGTATCACTGCCCACAGAGTGCCTGAAATAATACATCTTCTACTGATTCTTCACATTCTCCACAAATCTCAGGATCTTCTCCCGGTCTTTGCCGATTCCGGTGTCGTTCTCCACACCGGAGCTGGTGTCTGCACCATCCACATGAGTTGCGGCAAATGCCTCTGCCACATTGTCAGGATTTAAACCACCAGCAAGAAGTGCAAACTTCTCATCGTGCGGAATATCGGAAAGTACAGACCAGTCAAAGGTCTTCCCACTGCCCGGTGTCTGTGCATCAAAGATATATCCTTTTACTATATCAGCCTGATGATATTTCTCATAAGAAGACAGATCATGTACATTAAATGCTTTGATAACAGGAATATGGATCTCCTGCAGCAGTTCCTGGCTGATATCCCCATGAATCTGGATCATCTGGATTCCGGCAGCTTCGATCTCCCGGATCTGATCGAGCGTCGGTTCTACCGTTACCGCTACGGATGTGACCGCAGGGTTCAGTTTTTTTATAAGGGAAGATGCTTTTTCTACTGTGATATTCCGCTTGCTTTTCGGAAAGAACATCACCATTCCCATAAAATCCACGCCGGCTTCATTTACATATTCAACTTCCTGTTCTTCTGTGATTCCACAGATTTTTACCAGATTCATAGCTTCTCCATTCTGTCATTTATATGTACGACCTCTTTATCATAGTGGTAGAACAATACTTCTATATAAGAATCGATTATTTACACAGTTCATCTGCCAGTGCATCGATCTGTGCAAGGCTTGCGTCATTTAATGCCGCCTTGATCTGAACTGTTGTATCAGTAAATGTCAGATTCTTGCTGTTTTCAAACATACCCTTCATAACCTTTGCAGCCATTGGAGCCCATGCGCCATTCTCGATCAGACCGATCGTGCGGTTCTGGAAATTACGCTCTGTCAGGTGATTGATGAACTCTCTCATAAATGGGAAAATGTCACCGTTATAGGTCGTTGTTGCAAGCACCAGTTTGCCATAACGGAACGCATCCTCTACTGCCTCTGCCATATCACAGCGGGCAAGATCATTGACTGCTACCTTTGGGCATCCCTTTTCGGTCAGCTTCTTTGCAAGAAGCTCTGCTGCCTCTTTTGTATGTCCATAGACAGATGTGTAAGCGATCACTACACCGTCTGTTTCTACTCCATAAGATGACCATGTATCATATAAACCGATATAATATCCGAGATTCTCTGTCAGAACCGGTCCATGAAGCGGACAGATGATCTGGATATCCAGTCCTGCTGCCTTCTTCAACAATGCCTGAACCTGTGCACCGAACTTTCCTACGATTCCGATGTAGTAACGGCGAGCCTCACATGCCCAGTCCTCCTCTACATCCAAGGCTCCGAATTTGCCGAAGCCGTCCGCGGAGAATAATACCTTATCTGTGCTGTCATAGGTCATCATAACCTCCGGCCAGTGTACCATCGGAGCCATGACAAATGTCAGCTCATGCTTTCCAAGTGATAAGGTATCTCCCTCTTTCACCATCATTCTTCTATCAGCATAATCTTTTCCAAAGAAGTTCTTCATCATGTTAAATGCTGCCGCTGTTGCAACAACTGTTGCTGTCGGATACTTCTCCATGAAATTTGCAAGATTCGCCGAATGATCCGGCTCCATATGCTGAACCACGATGTAATCCGGTGTCCGGCCTGCAAGCTCCGTTTCCAGCTTTGCTAACCATTCATCCGTAAAATTCTGATCCACCGTATCCATAACGGCAATCTTCTCATCCATGATCACATAAGAATTATATGCCATGCCATTTGGCACAATATACTGTCCCTCAAACAGATCGATCTCATGGTCATTCACACCGATGTACTTAATATCATTTGTAACTGTCATTTTTTCTTCCTCCTGCCACTATATTTTTATTTGTATATTTTTCTATCTGCGGGCTTTTTGTTCACCCACAGTTCTTTATGGTATTTTTTTCATTGCATCAACCGCAATACAGTATCTGTTTTCTATATTTCATGATTTCATTTTTACGCTTTCCCTTAGTCCACTGATTTCAGGGATTCTGCCATATTGATCCGCTCCAGTCTCACCGACATGAACAGGTTGACACAGCCATTAAAAGCAAACGTCAGAATAATGCTGTACACATAACTAAGCGGTGAAATGTAAGTGTCAAATGAAACCATATCCACACGGATCTGATCCATAACAAAGCTATGCAGAAATACTCCGAGCACCAGACCGACCGCTATTCCGATTGCCGTCAGCACCCAGTTTTCACGGAACACATAAGATGAGGTTTCATTTCTGAAAAATCCAAGCACCTTTACGGTTGCAATCTCCCGGATTCGTTCTGTAATATTGATATTTGTCAGGTTATACAGCACGATAAATGCCAGTGCTGCCGCCGACAGGATAACGACCAGAACGATATAGTCCAGACTCTTCATCATATTGCTGATACGTTCGCGCATATCTCCATTCACGACTACTGCAGAAACTACATTTTCTTTCATAAGATCGGCAGCCACTTCATGTGCATCCATATCAGGCTTCAGATTGAAATAGACGGAATGATATACCGGAGCTTCTCCCATCTGATCCATGTATGTTTCCGGCGACAGATATACATAATTATATACATAATTTTCAAAGATGCCGGAAATCTTTGCCTTGATCTCTTTCATATCACTGTTCCGGATCGTAATGGTATCCCCAACGGACAGATCATACCGGGTTGCCAAAGCACTGTTGATAACCGCCTCATCCTTGCCCGGATATGCGACCTTCTCATTCTTACTGTTGTGAAAATCCATATATTTGTCCGAATGCTCCGGTTCTTTCATAATAACTAGATTAATGCTCTTAATGCCATCGGACTCTATCAGATCCCAGCTTGTCTCACCAACAAAATCATAGTCCTGCATATATTTGTCTAATTTATCATACAGATCACCGGCTGCCGCTGATTCCGAACCCGTCTGCGTTGCTTCCTGCTGATCCTTCTGATTTTCCTCAGAAGCTGCATTCGTTTTCTTTACATCATCAACACTCTCTGCAAGGGTCATCGTTCCGTCTAAGATCTGGATCTCATCATACTGACGATCTGCAAAGCCGGCGATCGAATCATTGATACCAAATCCGGTCAGAAGCAGGGCTGTGCATCCGCTGATTCCTATTACCATCATAAAGAAACGCTTCTTATACCGAAAGATATTTCGAACCGATACCTTATGCAGAAATTTTAATCGTTTCCATACAAATGATATTTTCTCAAGGAATACACGTTTGCCCGCCTTCGGTGCCTTCGGCCGCATCAGACCTGCCGCAGTCTCCGACAGCTCATACCGGCAGGTAAACCATGTCGTTCCTACCGAACATGCCAGAGATACCAGCATAGCAATTCCTGCCAGCTTCCAGTCTACAATATATTTTAAGCTAATATTCAGATACATCATATGATATGCTTTCCAGATTACCCGTGGGAATGCATACGTTCCTGCAAAAAAGCCTCCTATACATCCGATAACTGCTGCCAGCCCTGAATAGATCATATATTTGCTCATGATCGTATGCTCACTGTATCCAAGTGCCTTTAGCATTCCGATCATTGTTCGCTGTTCCTCGACCATACGATTCATCGTCGTCATACAGACAAGCACAGCAACCAATACAAAGAACACCGGAAATACCTTTGCTACACCATCCACGATATCGGAATCACTCTCAAAACAGACATAACCGACATTCGTCTCCCTGCCAAGAATATAATAACTGACATCCGGTGCGTCATCTATGGTTACGCCGGCAACCATATCTTCGGTAAGCCCGGTCTGCATCAAAAGCGCCTGATATCGTTTCGTAACACGGTCATGACAGATAGCATCCCAGGCATCCTTTTTCTCGTCCATATAGGTATCGTACGCATCATCGTATAACGCATAGTCCTGATCAAACCTGACATAGACGTCAGTGTAGCATTCACAGTCAAATGCTTCCGGCTTCATATATACAAATCCACTTAATTTACCGGTCCCGAGAGTAGTCGTTCCACGTTCAAAATTAATATAAAGGGAGGACTGTACGGTTCCAGTAACCGTAAATTTCCTATAGCGGAGCTTTGTCTCAGTGGCATCACCATTCGTATCTGCCACGGTAATGACATCACCGATTCTCACATCTGTCAGCTTGTCATCCACTACGCATTCATCATCCGCTTCCGGCAGTCTGCCATCCACCAGACGGATGTCATTCACATGCTCCGGCAATGACAAGGTTTTGAGTGCACGTTCATTATCACCCATACCATCATAAAGCACATCAAATGAATAGCTGCCCTCTGCATACCGGACATCATCCTCACCCGCAAATGCTTCCACATCCTCATCTGTATAGCCAAGCGTAGACACCAGATGCAGATCATAGAATTCCGAATCACTGAGGAAATCCGTAATCGTCTTTACCATAGCCGGCTTGGTCATCTTCAGGCCTGAAAAGAAACCAACACCTAACGCTATGATCGCGAGAATCGCTGCAAACCGTCCAAAACTGTTTTTAATTTCTCGAAATGTCGTACGACGCATCATTGATTTCATAAGACATACCTACCATTCCAGATCTTCTACATTTTTAATGTTATCATTCAGAACAACCTTCTCTACTGTTCCGCTCTTAACTGTGATCACACGATCTGCCATTGCTGTAAGTGCCTGATTATGTGTGATAACGATAACCGTAGTTCCGGTGTTCCTACAGGTATCCTGAAGCAATTTGAGTACGGATTTTCCTGTATTATAGTCCAGCGCACCGGTCGGTTCATCACATAAAAGCAGCTTCGGATTCTTTGCAAGTGCTCTGGCGATCGCTACCCGCTGCTGCTCTCCACCGGATAACTGTGCAGGGAAATTTGCCATACGATCCTCAAGCCCTACCTGCTTTAATACCGTTGCCGCATCTAACGGGTCCTTACAGATCTGTGCCGCAAGCTCTACATTTTCCAGTGCCGTCAGATTCTGCACCAGATTATAGAACTGAAATACAAATCCTACATCATATCTCCTGTATGCCGTAAGCTGCCGCTTGTTCAGCCCGGAGATTTCTTTTCCGTCCAGATATACACTGCCGCCGGACAGCGTGTCCATTCCGCCCAGGATATTCAGAATCGTTGTCTTTCCCGCTCCTGACGCTCCAACAATGACACAGAATTCTCCTTTTTCAATCTCGAAGTTCACATCCCGCAGAGCATGGATCTCAACCTCGCCGGTCTTATATATTTTCTTAACATCCTTAAACTCAACATATGCACTCATGCCGCCTCGCTCCTTTCTATCATGACAGATAATTGTGAATTAAATATTCTCTTTTTTATATGAACAGTATTGACATTACCAAC is a window from the Lachnospiraceae bacterium GAM79 genome containing:
- a CDS encoding phosphoribosylanthranilate isomerase, yielding MNLVKICGITEEQEVEYVNEAGVDFMGMVMFFPKSKRNITVEKASSLIKKLNPAVTSVAVTVEPTLDQIREIEAAGIQMIQIHGDISQELLQEIHIPVIKAFNVHDLSSYEKYHQADIVKGYIFDAQTPGSGKTFDWSVLSDIPHDEKFALLAGGLNPDNVAEAFAATHVDGADTSSGVENDTGIGKDREKILRFVENVKNQ
- a CDS encoding MBL fold metallo-hydrolase; its protein translation is MTVTNDIKYIGVNDHEIDLFEGQYIVPNGMAYNSYVIMDEKIAVMDTVDQNFTDEWLAKLETELAGRTPDYIVVQHMEPDHSANLANFMEKYPTATVVATAAAFNMMKNFFGKDYADRRMMVKEGDTLSLGKHELTFVMAPMVHWPEVMMTYDSTDKVLFSADGFGKFGALDVEEDWACEARRYYIGIVGKFGAQVQALLKKAAGLDIQIICPLHGPVLTENLGYYIGLYDTWSSYGVETDGVVIAYTSVYGHTKEAAELLAKKLTEKGCPKVAVNDLARCDMAEAVEDAFRYGKLVLATTTYNGDIFPFMREFINHLTERNFQNRTIGLIENGAWAPMAAKVMKGMFENSKNLTFTDTTVQIKAALNDASLAQIDALADELCK
- a CDS encoding ABC transporter permease, producing the protein MKSMMRRTTFREIKNSFGRFAAILAIIALGVGFFSGLKMTKPAMVKTITDFLSDSEFYDLHLVSTLGYTDEDVEAFAGEDDVRYAEGSYSFDVLYDGMGDNERALKTLSLPEHVNDIRLVDGRLPEADDECVVDDKLTDVRIGDVITVADTNGDATETKLRYRKFTVTGTVQSSLYINFERGTTTLGTGKLSGFVYMKPEAFDCECYTDVYVRFDQDYALYDDAYDTYMDEKKDAWDAICHDRVTKRYQALLMQTGLTEDMVAGVTIDDAPDVSYYILGRETNVGYVCFESDSDIVDGVAKVFPVFFVLVAVLVCMTTMNRMVEEQRTMIGMLKALGYSEHTIMSKYMIYSGLAAVIGCIGGFFAGTYAFPRVIWKAYHMMYLNISLKYIVDWKLAGIAMLVSLACSVGTTWFTCRYELSETAAGLMRPKAPKAGKRVFLEKISFVWKRLKFLHKVSVRNIFRYKKRFFMMVIGISGCTALLLTGFGINDSIAGFADRQYDEIQILDGTMTLAESVDDVKKTNAASEENQKDQQEATQTGSESAAAGDLYDKLDKYMQDYDFVGETSWDLIESDGIKSINLVIMKEPEHSDKYMDFHNSKNEKVAYPGKDEAVINSALATRYDLSVGDTITIRNSDMKEIKAKISGIFENYVYNYVYLSPETYMDQMGEAPVYHSVYFNLKPDMDAHEVAADLMKENVVSAVVVNGDMRERISNMMKSLDYIVLVVILSAAALAFIVLYNLTNINITERIREIATVKVLGFFRNETSSYVFRENWVLTAIGIAVGLVLGVFLHSFVMDQIRVDMVSFDTYISPLSYVYSIILTFAFNGCVNLFMSVRLERINMAESLKSVD
- a CDS encoding ABC transporter ATP-binding protein, translated to MSAYVEFKDVKKIYKTGEVEIHALRDVNFEIEKGEFCVIVGASGAGKTTILNILGGMDTLSGGSVYLDGKEISGLNKRQLTAYRRYDVGFVFQFYNLVQNLTALENVELAAQICKDPLDAATVLKQVGLEDRMANFPAQLSGGEQQRVAIARALAKNPKLLLCDEPTGALDYNTGKSVLKLLQDTCRNTGTTVIVITHNQALTAMADRVITVKSGTVEKVVLNDNIKNVEDLEW